ATAGTCCCCACGCCCCTGTCTCATGCCTGTCCATAAAGCTCGAAACGGTAATTTCCGGTGCAAGTGCTTCGATAACCCTTTCGCTGCCACACCCTCCGCGCTGCTGACCGTGCCCGCCCGAATCTTCGACGATGCGATACCTTTTCGTCAGCCAAGGATAGCGTGTCTCGAAGACTTCGACCGGGGTATTCCGGCAATTTCCGTTGATTGGGCACTGTGTGTGATTGCCGTCGCCGGTTGCCTTGCCACCCCAGCCGCAGCCGTCGATGTGGTAGTTTGCGTAATACTGACCTGTATTTGGGTGTATCCCTCCGAAAAGGAAATTGCATGAACTGGCACCGGTCGCTGCAGCGACGCGCTCCGGCACAGCACCTGATAGGCAGCCGAACAGGACATCGACGATCCGCTCGTGGATCTCGGAATTGCCGCCGCCACTGGGACCTGGGTGTTACACATTTACTACGGAGCCCGGCGCAGCCTGAATTACGAGGGATGGTCTGGTCGGTAATGTTGAGCATTGCATTAAAAGTCGCAGACGCCGTCACACCGTACGTGCAGTTACAGGGACCACGCGCTTGGGGGCTTGAGCCGGTGTAATCAAAGAGGATGTTTTCATCTTCCACAATGACTGTACAGTTGATTCGATATTGCTTGTCAGGAACGACTCCATCATTTTCGATCCAGTCATCGAATTGGTACTCGCCGTTGGGGATGTCTCGGATTTCTGCCCGCATCCGTGTCTCCGAGTAGTCCATGAGCTGCTTCCCTGCGGTGAGAATTTCATCGAACCCGTAGCGGTCAAGCAGTTGATGGAGTCGCCGTTCCGCTACGTTGAGGGATCCGAGCATCGCGTGGAAATCGCCCCAAGAGGTGCGCGGTGTCCGGTGGTTTTCGAGGATAATTTTCCAGATGTCCTCAACGGGCTCACCTTCTCGAATAATCTTGACCGGCGGCAATCGGAGCCCTTCTTGGTACACCTCTTTGGCATCTGCCGCAAAACCGCCGACCGCTTTCCCACCAATCTCCGTGACGTGGGCGATGTTGCCGATGAACCCGTATAATTCGCCATCGTGGTAGACCGCTTGGATCACTGTATGTTCCGGCATGTGGCAGCCGCCGCGGTAGGGATCATTGTGGTTCTCTATACCGATTTCGGCGATCGTCCACTGCATGGTGTAGAGGATCGCACCGATCTGGGCGGGACAAAACTCTGCATAACCCACCATCTCGCCGTCACGATCGAAGATAACACAGGAGAAATCCAGCCCTTCGTTAAAGATGGAGGAGTATGAAGTCTTCATCATTGCCAATCCCATCTCGCGACAGGTGTTGACAAGGTAGTTATTGATGATGGTGAGTGTGACGCTGTCGATTGATTTTTCTGTTTTCATTTGTTTCCTTAATCAGAAGGTAGAAGGCATTTGTCCTTAATTCGTCAATTCAAACCGACGCTAAAATCAGAACAAGCAACAGCCGGGATTATAATTCCGAGAAAAGGAGACACCAAATGTTATCGGCATTATATCTCCATTGTCTAACGTAAAGAACGGTCTATCCAGTCGTAATTCAATGTTCAAGCGGCTCTGAGTAAGGCGCAGCACCTCTATTCCGACGACACCGTAGATGCCCAAACCGGTATCGTCTGCGGAATCAGTATAGTCGTAGGACCTAGACTCCCACTCATCACCGATCCAGTACTTTTTGTACTTTACGTTGCTTGTTGCTTGTGTGTCGTAGCTGACTGCGACTATGGCGAGTCCACCGCCCACATAGGGCGAGATATTTCGTTTGTTGAAGAAGTAGCGTCCACCGATTGACCAAGCGAAGAAGGAAAAACTGTCACCTTTACTATCCTGAATCTCAGTTGTTGCGGTTTCGTCAAACACGTTGCGTCCACTAACCCGAAACTCACTCCCCACAGCATAGGAGGGTGTCTCATACGACCAACCGAATCCATAGCCTGCTTCGGCGGTTATATCCGTACCGGGGATGAAGGTGCCGAAAATTCCTATATTCCAAAGGGACTCCCCCGATATCTTGCGGAGTTCGCGAGCCTCCTGTTCGGTAACGCTCTCCATATCAACCGTGGCATCAATCGGTTTGTCGTGGACAAGTGCATCAACCAGTCTCGGTGCTGCTGGGATCATCTCCTCGATATTTGCCAAGGTCATCTGCTGCTCAGTGATAATCGTTCCGACGGGGTTTTCGTGACTCAAGCGCACGATAATCTTCTCACCTAGACGGCGCAAAACAACGTGATAGGCATTCGCTGAGGCGGGTGCCTCGTAAACGGGATCGCTGACCGATATACCCTGCTTGCGCAGCGCATCACAGACCAACAGTGCCGCGGTCTGTACATCAGATTCGGGGATGCCGGGATGGTCTCCAAGCAGACAGACGGCAGGGGTATCAGCTTGTGCAACAGCGGGGGCAACAGGTAAAACGAGCAAAGCAAAACCTAACAGATAACTCCAAATCCTTTTCATGCTCCTTCAATCCTTTCTTATCAAGTCGGAAGTAGCTACTCGGGTTATTTACCTGCCAGAAGTGTCAATCCGATGCGGTTTTATTGCTTTCCGAAGACGATGGTTGTACCATCATCGCTGTTTAGTGTGAGAGCACTCCATGTGCTAGACCATGTACCGGTTGAATCTTTGAAAAAATCAGTTCCTTCAAATTTGAGTTCGTAGATGGAGTCAGTTAGGGTGTAAGTGCCCCTTGCTCTATTTGAAATCGTTATTACTTTATCGCCTTTGGGTTCAAGTTCAAAGACGACATCTGCTTCCAACGTTCCATCGTTATAAAATGTCCAGTCGTTGGTAATGATGGAGATATTTGCTCCATCTTCCCCAAGAAACTGTGCCCAATTCTGACCATCAACGGTTTCGAGTGCCCATGTGCCGACCCAGTCATTATCATCTTCTTCATAACCAAAACTCCCTCCACCTCCACCTCCACCTTCATTACAACCGATGATTCCGATAATGAGAACTGCACACAAGCTAACTAACCACAAAAATGAACGGGGGATTACTTGTCCATACATTTTTATCTGTTCTCCTTTCAGGTTAGAATAAACTTTACATTTTTGAGAAAAGTGCAGTGGAAGAACAGGCAACAAACACCTGTTTTTCTTTTTATCAATCTTTCGTTACTTGTAGGGTATATCAAATGACCCCATAAGTAAGACTTCAGGTTCCTAATCCGCAGAAAAATGATACCAAGATAAGGCTGATTTTCATGAATAGCTAACGTCCCAAAATCCGCATCATGAGTCAACACCTAGCGATTGTCATGATACGCAATTTCAAGCA
This sequence is a window from Candidatus Poribacteria bacterium. Protein-coding genes within it:
- a CDS encoding hydantoinase B/oxoprolinase family protein, which produces MKTEKSIDSVTLTIINNYLVNTCREMGLAMMKTSYSSIFNEGLDFSCVIFDRDGEMVGYAEFCPAQIGAILYTMQWTIAEIGIENHNDPYRGGCHMPEHTVIQAVYHDGELYGFIGNIAHVTEIGGKAVGGFAADAKEVYQEGLRLPPVKIIREGEPVEDIWKIILENHRTPRTSWGDFHAMLGSLNVAERRLHQLLDRYGFDEILTAGKQLMDYSETRMRAEIRDIPNGEYQFDDWIENDGVVPDKQYRINCTVIVEDENILFDYTGSSPQARGPCNCTYGVTASATFNAMLNITDQTIPRNSGCAGLRSKCVTPRSQWRRQFRDPRADRRCPVRLPIRCCAGARRCSDRCQFMQFPFRRDTPKYRSVLRKLPHRRLRLGWQGNRRRQSHTVPNQRKLPEYPGRSLRDTLSLADEKVSHRRRFGRARSAARRVWQRKGYRSTCTGNYRFELYGQA